The sequence TTGGCTTGTTCGTAGTTGGTGTGCTTCGTCCAAATCCCAAGGTCACCGAGGTGAAAACCATGATCGCCCCAGAGCACAACGATCGTGTTGTCGGATAGTTCCAGCCGATCGAGTTCGTTTATCACCTTGCCAATTTGAGCGTCGACGAAACTGGTGCTGGCGTAGTAACCATGAATCAAATCGCGTTTGAGATCGCCGCCAAATTCGGCGTTTGGTTTGGTGGGCACGGGTTTGTAGTTCGAGATTTCACCGCCTCGTTTGCCGGCGACTTTTGGTGCGTCCACTGGCAAGGTTTCGTGCTCGGGCATCGGAAGAGAATTGCGGTCGTAGAGATCCCAATATTTCTGAGGTGCACTGAACGGTAAGTGAGGACGCGCGAACCCGGCGGCGATGAAGAATGGTGTGCCATCGGTTTGCCGGCGTTGCTTTGCTGATTGAAGTCGCTTCATGGTTTCGGCGGCGACGCGGCCATCGGCGTAGTCTTCGTCGGCAGCTTCGGGCGATTCAAACGCGGCACCACGTGGGAGCGATTTGATTTGCCCGAGCATTTGGTTGGTGAAGAAGGCTTCTTCGCGAGTCAGTTGGCCACCGTCGGTGCTGTCGGGGTCCAAGTACTCGATCACCTTCTCTTTGAAGTGCGGAACGGAGAACGATTCTGGGTCGCCGTGGTTGCCGTGACCGATGTGAAAGATTTTTCCCAACGATTCCGTTCGGTAGCCACCGTGCTCAGCGAAGTGCTGCGGCATGGTGACCGCATCAGGGATGATCTGACGGAGCTGGCTGCCGAGTCCGTACAGACCAGTCGAAGTTGAGTGAGATCCCAACATGAGTGTGAATCGCGAGGGAGCACACACGGCTTGGTTGCAGTACGCCATGTCGAACCGCATGCCTCGATTGGCGAGGGAATCGATGTTGGGTGTCTTCGCGTGCGAGTCCCCATAGCATCCCAAAGCGGGTTTCAAATCGTCGACCAAGATCAACAGCACATTGGGCCGTTCTTTTGCTTGAACAGCTCGATTCGACGCAAGGAAGAAACAGAAAATGAACGCCAGCGAAGTGGCGATTGCCGGGAGTCTTGAGAGCATGGAGATGGTGGGATCTTCGTGGGGATGGGGCCGTCGATCCGTTTGGTTTCGTGAATCGAAGGGTGACGGTGGGAAGTGCGGAGAGATGAGTTGTGTTTCGATTGGTTGTCAGTGAGGTGAGTGCTCGTCGCTGGCCGCATCTCGAAACATCTGTTCATGAGATGCTGAAATGAGGAATTGCTTTGCGTCCAGGCATTTTGCACGAAAGAGATGTTTGAAGCAAGTTTTTCGGTCGGTAAGGATCCAACCTGTTGCGGTATAGAGAACAACAAAGGAAGTTTAGGTGTTTAGAAATATTGTCGCGTTGGTTTGCGTGCAAGCTACCAATCCTTTTCAATTCGATCACCAGATGGGTGGTTCGCGTCTTGGTTCGACTACCATTGGTGGGAACTGGCCTAATGGTCCAGAAAAGGATCTCAGTTAAACGCTAGATATTTGCTACTAAACCGATGCTCTGATTTTCCTCACGGCAACGTTCATCTTCGGCTTTCGTTTCGCCGATGGAATGTTTGTCTTGACCGTCACCGTCACCGTTATTGCACATCCTATGTTGTTCCGGTCGAAACGAAGGAAGAAACGTTCCGCACGCGAGCGACGTCTTCTCCGCTGTGAAAGCCTTGAGCATCGACAGCTGTTGGCGGCGGACTTTGGCGGGTACCGGCACAACGTCTACGACTCAGAAGACGTCAACGACGATGGTCGCGTGTCGGCCATGGATGCGTTGTTGATCATCAACGCGATGACGAGTGAGACCACGCATGATGAAATCATGTTCACCGACGTCAACGATGATGGGCGGCGGAGTGCACTGGATGCGCTACGTGTTATCAATCGAATTGAACGTGGCGATGTGTTTCCACTTGATCGCGATCTTGATGACGAACCCTCAATTCAGATACCGGAGATGCCATCGGAAATTCGGTCGATCGATGGCACTGGCAACAACATCCAGAACGATGCTTGGGGAAGCGTTGGTCAGACCTTGATCCGTTCAGCACCAGCGGCGTACGGCGACGGAATTTCGATGCCTGCCGGTGCGGATCGACCGAGTGCCCGTGAAGTCAGCAATGTGTTGTCCGAGATGAATACGAGCGAGTCTCTCAGCGATCGTGGGCTCTCTGCGTTTGTCTATGTCTGGGGACAATTCATCGATCACGATTTGGGTTTGAGCGAAAGTGAAGAGCACGGGAAGGCCATCGACATCGTTGTGCCGACGGGTGACCCATGGTTCGATCCGGCGGGGACCGGTGAAGCCGTGATTCCCATGACGCGAACGCCAATCGTGGAGGGAACGGGAACTTCGGTCGACAATCCTGCTGAGCAGTTCAACCAGATCACGGCCTACATCGATGGATCGATGGTTTACGGCAGCGACATTGGCACCGCGGAAGCACTGCGAACGTTCGAGGGTGGTCGGATGGCGATGTCCGACGAGGGACTGATTCCGATGGACGCGAGTGGCATGGTGATCGCCGGTGATGTTCGAGCGAGCGAAAACGTTGGCTTGACTGCGATTCAGACGTTGTTTGTCCGAGAACACAATCGCTTGGCGGGCGACATTGCCGCTTCCGATCCCGAAGCAACCGACGAAGAAATCTACCAGCGATCGCGGTTGGTTGTGACGAGCTTGATTCAGTCGATCACCTACAACGAGTTCTTGCCTGCGATCTTGGGTGAGCAAGCGATTGATTCATACAGCGGCTATGACGCGTCGGTGAATCCTGGGATCGCCAATGAGTTTTCAACCGCCGCGTTCCGGTTCGGTCACAGCACGCTTCGCGACGAAGTCGGGTTCATGTCCAACGACGGGCGTGAGAGCCAAGATGAGATGGAGCTGAAAGATGCATTCTTTCACGCTTCGATGTTGGAAGAGACGGGGATTGATTCACTGTTGAAGTACGACGCGTCGGTGCAGTGTCAGGAAGTGGATTTAGGTGTGGTCGATTCGCTGCGGAACTTTTTGTTCGGGCCTCCGGGAGCGGGCGGGTTGGATCTGGTCGCGATGAACATCCAACGCGGTCGCGATCATGGCGTGAGTGACTACAACGCAGCTCGGGAAGCGTACGGTCTGCCTCGAGTGGAAACCTTTGACCAAATCACCGGTGAGGTGGATTTGCAGCAGAAATTGGCGTCGCTGTACGGGAGCGTTGACAACATTGATTTGTGGGTTGGCTTGATGGCGGAAGATCACCAGCGTGAAGCATCCGTCGGCGAGCTGGCAGGTTTGATCATCGCCGATCAATTCCAACGGACTCGCGATGGTGATCGGTTCTTCTACAAAAATGTGCTGACCGATTCCGAAATTGAATCGATTGAGCGATCCACCTTGGCGGACTTGATTGAACGCAACACCAGCGTGGAGGGGCTGCAAGAGAACGTTTTCTTGATGCAAGCCGAGATTCGCGGCCGAGTCATTTTGGCTAGCTCTCTTCCGCCCTCCACCATTCCCGGTGAATTGCGTGAAGACGAGATGCGAGGTGTGGCTGGCGTTGTGATCGAGTTGATCGACGGGAGCGGGAAGTTGGTTGATTCCACGACTTCGGATGGGCATGGGAATTACCGTTTCCGATCGATGAGCGAGACCGGCGACTACCAAGTTCGACTGTCGGAATCCGATGAAACGATTGATGTCCTGGTCGCTCACGGTGGCGAAAGAATTCGCGGGCTGGATTTTCTCGTCTTCGGTTAGTGCGTCCAAAGTCGTTGGCAACGACGGACTTGGAAGTCCATCGTACGACGCGTCGCAGAGGCTGGTTTGCGGCCGGAACACTGCAAAACACGGGTGCTCGCATGAATACACGGGTGCTCGCATGAAAATGGCGAGCGTGCGTGACGTGACGGGCTGAGAGGTGCCCTTTCTTTGTGGCCCATCAGATGAACACGTGGTCGGAGCCCGGTTCGTGATGGGATGGGCTGGCGATTGATGCAGTCGCGGATGCCTCCTCTCCCCCTTTTCAATTTGCAGTGTTTGCCCGATATGATCCAGCGGAAGAAACGAACGCGTCGTCTTGCGATCCAGTCCCTCGAAACACGCCGAGTGCTCGCCGCCAGTTTGGGCTGGGATGGGCCCGGATTGGGCAGTGCCGCTCTGACCTACACAATCACTGGGTCACCAAGTTCGCTGACGCAGGAAGAGACCGACGAGGCGATCGAAACGGCGCTGGATGCATGGGCTAGCGTGGCGGACATTGAGTTCACGGAAGTCGACCAAGTTGGACTGAATGATTCCATCGACATCTCTTTCGAAAATTTGGATGGACAAGGCGGCACGCTTGCGCAGGCCTATTTCCCCGATGATGTGAATCCAGACCGCGTGGCGGGTGACATTCAGTTCGATCTATCCGAGGCGTGGGAAGTTGGCAACGAACTCGGCAATGCCGCCTTCGATTTAATCTGGGTGGCCGTGCACGAAATTGGCCATTCATTGGGGCTGGATCACACCGACGCGGAGGGCAGTGTTTTGGATCCGTTTGTTTCAGCCGGTCAGTTTTTTACTGAACTGGATGATGACGACGCGATCGCGATTACCCAATTGTACGCGGCGGCAGATGTCTCGGTTGACGAGCCAAATGACGAGACCGAAACAACGGATGAAACCGAAGTGCCAGCTGACTCGGGGGATGCAGAAGATGATCCTGTCGCGGAGGAACCAACATCGGAGGATACTGATGATGTTGACGCTGATGAAACAGACACCAACGAATTTCGGAACCATCGCTTCTTTTGGAATCGTTGGTTCCGAAACAGTTTCCGGCAACGATTCAGTGGGCGTCTGGAGGCGGAACTGATCTCGTACAACTACGTCAACCCAACCGATGTCAACGAAGATAACAGCACCACGGCTTTGGACGCGCTGATGGTGATCAACCAGCTCAATCAAGCTTCCGAGAGTGAATCGGAGAATGCTGATCTGGATGGCTTGTGTGATGTGAACGGGGATGGAACGGTGACCTCGCTGGATGCACTGATGGTCATCAATGCGATGAACGATTCAAACATTGACGACGGTGGATTGATCGATGATCCGACATCGACGGATGAAGAAACGATCGACGATGAACCTGACTCGGGCGAATCTGACTCCGATGAAGAGTCCGAAGGTGGCGAGACGGATGGCGAAGAATCAGACACCGATGATGAGGTGATTGACGACGAGGAAGACGGGGACGACGAAACAACCATCGAGGAAGACTGCGACCACGGTCCTCACGGATTTCATCGTCGGAATCATGGACTGTTTCGGGCTGGGTTGTTCGAAGGGGACGCGACCACCTTGATCGAACGCTTGGACTCGGACGGCGATCTGTCTCTTTCGGAAGAAGAGATTCCCGAGCGGTTGTGGGAAAAGCTTTCGGGCCTCGGGGCGGACGGCGACGCGGACGGGTTGTTGACCGCGGATGAACTGGAAGCCGCGTTCCTGGCATTTCGCGAAGAACGGTTCCTTTCGAACGACGCGGATGAGGATGGGCTGATCACGGAGACCGAAGTTCGTGACCGACTTTGGGCCAAACTGTCGGAGGCCGATTCGGACGCGGATGGCGGGGTTTCGTTCGAGGAATGGGAGGCATTCCGAGCGGAATCAGAGACGACTGAGACGGAAACTGAATTGCCGGCTCTATCGCGATTCGATCGCCTCGATGCAGCGTTCAGCGCCGTTGGGCGAGCGGCTTCTCGAGGGCGATTCTCAGGTTTTCGTCGCTGAATCGTCCTTTTTTCACAAAATTGGAAAACGAGGTGACGGTTTTCTGTTTGACCCGCAACTAGATCCTTGCGAATGATAGTGCGGTGTCAGACAACTCCTCGAAAGCCAATGCGATGGTCGCCACAGACTCCTCTTGGACCACACGCAAAAACGATTCGAATGACCGAGATTCCTGGGGCAACGACCTTGGGTTTGTTGAGTTGTTGGACCAAGCGCGAGGTGGCGACCGAGAAGCACTCGGTCGATTGCTCCAGTGGTACACCAATTACCTAACGATTTTGGCAAGCACCCAGTTGGATCGCCGACTTCGCAAACGGGTCAATCCATCGGACATTGTTCAGGAGGCAATGTTGGAAGCTCACCAGGACTTTGGTGACTTCCGTGGGACCAGCCAAGGTGAGTTGTTGTGCTGGTTGCGAACGATTTTGATTCACACGTTGCATCGCAGTTTCAAGCGACACGTCAAGGTTCAGAAACGAGACATCCGTCGCGAAGTTTCCTTGGAAGCGGTCAGCAATCGCTTGGAAGAATCTGCCTGCAATTGGGCCAATCTTTTAGCAGGCCATGAGCCGTCGCCGAGTGCTCCAATGCGTGCTCAAGAAGGTGCGGTTGAGTTGTCGAATTTACTCAGCAAGCTCAAACCACACTACCGCGAGGTGATCGTTTTACGGGTATTGAAAGGGCTTTCGTTTGATGAGATCGCCGAGCGAATGGATCGCAAGTGCGGCGCCGTGCGGATGCTTTGGTTGCGAGCGCTCGAGAGCTTCAAAGCGTCCGAGGACCAACGCTGATGGTGGCCTTTGAGTTGTCAACGGCGGAATCTCAATCGGAGGACCCATCGCTGCTGCGCGGCCTGAACGAAGAGCAACAATCGCGTTTGACGAAGTTGCTGGATGAGTATTTGGTCGGCCTGGAAAACGGCGAGTGCTTGGATGCGGATGAGATCGTCAGCCAGAATCCTGATTTGGGTTCCGTCTTTCACGCTTACCTGGAAAAACTGAGAGCACTCTATGGCGTGGCCGCCGGGATGCAGCCCACGCTCGATGCGCCTTCGGTTCCACTTCCAGCGGACAAGCAACTTGGCGACTTCCTTTTGCATCGCGAAATTGGTCGCGGTGGAATGGGAGTTGTCTACGAAGCCAGCCAGCAGTCGCTTGATCGACGCGTCGCGATCAAGTTGCTGCCGCTGGCTTCCATGTTGGACTCACACCAGATTGCGCGTTTCAAGAACGAAGCTCACGCGGCAGGTTTGTTGCAGCATCCGAACATTGTGCCCATCCACAGCGTCGGCAGTCATCAAGGTGTCCACTACTACGCGATGCAATTCGTTGACGGGATTGCTTTGGATGCTTGGGTGCAAGAGCGTCGCGAAGAGAAGATGGCTGAAGAGATCGACAATGGATCGGTAGCGTCGTCCGGTGAAACTCGCACTGAGTCAGCGGAGCAGAAGCGAGACGCTTGGAAACAAGTGATCCAGTGGGGGATCGACATCGCCGATGCGTTGCATGTTGCACATGAGAACGGCGTGGTGCATCGCGACGTGAAGCCTTCCAATTTGATGCTCGATCGATCTGGCAAGATTTGGGTGACGGACTTTGGTTTGGCCCGTTGCCAGACGGAGATGTCGCTGACCCGATCCGGTGATGTGATTGGGACGATGCGGTACATGAGTCCGGAACAGGCTCGTGGGCAGTCGGCTTTGATTGATGGACGAGCCGACGAGTATTCTTTGGCTGCGACGTTGTACGAATGCCTGACGCTGCGGTACGCCCATGAAGGAGACGACGCGGCAACGATTCTGAAGCGAATCGACAATGAGGAAGTGATCCCGCTGCATCTGTTGCGGCCCGATTTGCCTCGTGATTTGGGGACGGTCATCGCGAAAGCCATGTCGAAGAATCGCGAAGATCGATATGAAACCGCGAATGAGTTTGCCGATGACATGAAGCGGGTGCTGCGAAGCGAACCCACGATCGCGCGACCACCGTCCATCGCGGATCGGTTGGTTCGGCTGGCCTCCAAACATCGTCGTGTTGCGTTGGCAGCCGCTTTGATTGTGACGCTGGGTTTGGTCGGTTCCGCCATTGCCAATGCCAAGTTGGCGACTGCAAAGAAGGCGTCGGACGAAAATGCATTGCGGGCCACTCGGGGCGAGTTGCTGGCGCGAGGGGCCTTGGATCGGATGGGGACGCGCATCGCCGAGTTGCTGGTTGATATTCCCGCAGCGGACTCGGTACGCCGTTTGTTGTTGTTGGAAATGTTGGACTACTACGAACGGTTCGCCGCGGAAGTCAAAGACGATCCAACGCTTCGAGAGGATTTTGCGATGACACTCGCGAAAGCGGGGGCGTTGCAGTCGGAGCTTGGAGACAGTGAGCAAGCAATCGCGGCGCTCAAGCGGAGCGAATCGATTTATGCGGAATTGGCTGGCAGCGTTGCCGCCAACGACCCGGTTCGATTGCACTGGGCGACGTGCCAGAACAACTTGGCACAAGCCTTGGTGCGGGCGGGGGAATTGGAAGACGCTGCCCGATACTTTGTGCGAGCGATGACAACCGCACAGTCATTGGCTGATCTGGGTGAGTCATTCACTCAGCATCGAGAAGCAGAAGTGTCGCTCGCGACCACGCTGAACAACATGGGTTTGTTGTTGATGCGAACGGAGGCAACCTCCGAGGCGGAGTCGTATTTTTTGAAAGCGATTGAGCGACTTCAGCCGCTGTTGATCGAACCGGTTTTGGATGCCAAGCGACTGACGAACTCGAAGACCGATCCGGTTCCACTGAAGCTTGCTGCGGTTCAGTCGAACTTGGCGGGCTTATTGACGGAATCAGAACCTGAAAGAGCAATTCAGCATGCGGGCCAAGCACTCGAATCGCAATTGAACCTTTTGCAGTCGAATCCGGGCGATGCGAAGGTTGCTGGTCAGACCATGGTGACGCTGAACACACTCGGCGTGGCGCAGTCCGCGATGGGAAGAAATGCCAAAGCGATTGAGACGTTTGAACAAGCGATTGAGATCGGCGACCAAGTGGTGGTTCGTTGGCCCAATCATCCCAATTACCGAAGGGATCTCGCGTTGAGCTTCAATCACCTGGGTTTGACTCGCTCGAAGATGGGGGCTCTTCAAGAGGCCCGCAAAGCATTTGAAAAGGCGTTGGAAACCGGCCAGTCGCTGGCGGTTCAGTTTCCGGAGGACGCTGAGACTCAGAGCATGCTTGGCGGGGTTTGGAACAACTACGGTTTCCTGCAACAACAGCTGGGGGATACCGAGTCCGCCGCCCACGCTTATTCCCAAGCAATCGAACTGCAATCTGTCGCAGTTTCGGTTGCACCCGAAGTTGTGCGTTACAATGACTTCCTGCGAAAACACGAGGCGAACCGTCAAAATGTGATGGCATCCACCGAAATTTCGCGGGGTCACGGCGTCAAGAAGAGTCCTAAGGATTGAACCATGAAGCCCACCGACGACTCTCGAATCTTATTGCTTGAGCAACTGGAATCACGTTCTTTGCTGGCGGCTGGGATCTTCAATCATTCAGATGCGGGGATCGGATCGCAGGAGCTGGATCGAGCGCAAATTGACCGGGCCATTCCGGCATTGCAGCGAACGGTTTCGTCCATCGAAGCGAATGGCTCACGCGGTGGTTCCGGAATTCAGACTCTCTCCGCACGTTCGCAAGGTTCCGGCTCAGACCGACCGATGCGAGACTTCACTTCGATCTCGCGTCCGGACCAATCGTTTCAGCAACGGGGCAATTCTGCAGAACGCAATCCTGAAAAACGCGATGCCGGGCAGAATGATCTCGGTCGTCAACGCCCGGGAATCGATTCGCGAAGGGGCCTTTTGCAGAATGATGCGAGCCGGAACGGTTCGTTGCAGTCGAGTGTTCAAACCTCCGTTGATCGTTCTCCCGTCGGTGATAGTGTTCAGTCGGTCGAGTCCAACACTGTTGTATGGGTGGTTCAATTCGTGGTCACCCAACCACGAACCGACAACAGTGTGAGTGTCGGCAGCGTGCTCAACGGCTTCAGCGGAGGAGGCGGTCGGGCACCGGTGGGTGAAGGGACGGTGTTGGTCCGGGCAAACTCCAGTGCGGCACCATCGGAGCAAGGCGTCGCCGACGGAAGCAACGCATCAAAGGCTTCTGCATCAGACAACGTCACGGCGGACGTTGGACCGGTTCAGCGAAATCAAACGACCGTCGACGCAACGGATGACGTGTCGGCCATCGCCGCGGCGACGACGGCGAATGAACGAACGAACTCCACGAACGAAAATTCGCGAATTGATGTTGTCGATACATCTTCGACGAGTGCTGCCAGCGAAGTGGATGGCGGAATCATCGATTGGTTGCCGCGTGTGTCCAACAACGATGTGACGCTGGATTCTTCTGGCGCAGATGATCCATGGGAGTTGGATGAACGGACCCTCGAACACCTTCGCGAAGTGGCGCGGGCTGCTTCGAATGGGGACGCGGACGACGTTGAGGCAGCAAGTCCTCATGATTCCAGGGAAGCATCGCTTCTCGAAGATCATTCCGTCGATGATGCCATGGCAACGTGGTTTGGTTCGCCGACCGGTTTGATCGATGGGATCCAATTCCAGGACGCATTGCCAACCGTCATTCCAACGCTGTCGCCTGGGATGGTTGACATCGCATTGGATGCGACTGTTGGGGTTCACCGAACGGTTGGGTTGATGGCTTCGGCAGATGCGATGCCCGGTCCAGTTGCGTTGAACGATGTCCGCGATGCCGTCTTGGCAGCGATGGCGTATGAAACCGACGCGCTGGCCCAGCCGGCGTTGGACACTCGACCGCTGCGATTGTCGGGCCTGACTTATCCCGGCGCCGCGCTCGTTGCCGGAACATTGGCACTGAACGCACGTCGACGTCGGTCGGCAGTTCTGCTGACCAGCCGCTGAGGGTGTGATTCGACTTTGGTTTCTCTGGCTGACGCCGTAGGAATGCGAGCGGCGCGGGATCCATCCGCGCAGCGGAACCTAGGTAGACTATGCGGGTTCAATGCTTCATCGGGCGCGTTCTGGACGCTCCCTTTCACTCCCCACCGGCATTTTGGAGCTGGAATCTTGCGACACACGATCCTTTTCTTTGGTTTGGCATTGTTGGCGTGCAGCTCGCAATTTGCCGTCTCGTCCGCCGTGGGCAATGATGTCAGTCGGGATTGGCCTCAGTGGCGCGGTCCTGATGCGTCCGGCAGTGCGCTGGAATCCAACCCGCCGACGACATGGAGTGAGTCGGAAAACATTCTTTGGAAGATTGACGTCCCCGGCATCGGAAGCAGCACGCCGATCATTTTGGGTGATCGAGTGTATGTCAGCACCGCGGTGAAAACCGAGCGGGTTGCAGAGAACCAGGACGCCAAAGAGCAAACGCCACAAGAAACTGCTCCTCCGCGTGGTGAACGACGTGCGGAGCGAGGTCGTCCGGAAGGTGGACGAGGCGGACCTGAACGCGGGGGGCGAGGTCGCGGGCGTGGCGGTCGAGGAGGCGGGGCCAAACCGACAAACTTCTACGACTTTTTGGTGATCGCATATGACCGTGCCAACGGCGAAGAGGTTTGGCGAACCTCAGTGACCCAAGAGGTGCCTCACGAAGCGGGGCACAATACGAACACTTTCGCATCCTCTTCCCCGGTCACGGATGGAGAGAAGCTGTACATGTCGTTCGGGTCGCGTGGCGTTTTCTGCTTGGACCTGAACGGAAAGCAACTGTGGAGCGTTGACCTGGGACAGATGCAGACTCGTGCCCAGTTTGGCGAAGGCAGTTCGCCTGCCGTCCATCAAGGCACGCTGGTTGTTCCATGGGATCACGAGGGCGAGTCTTTCATCGTCGCTTTGGACGCCGCGACTGGTGAAGAGAAATGGCGTCAGAGTCGCGACGAGCAAACCACTTGGTCGACGCCACTGATCACCGAGTACGAAGGACGAACCCAAGTCATCACCAACGGTTCCAAACGAGTTCGCAGTTATGACTTGGCGACGGGTGAGTTGATTTGGGAATGTGGTGGACAGGCTGGCA is a genomic window of Rhodopirellula bahusiensis containing:
- a CDS encoding sulfatase; its protein translation is MLSRLPAIATSLAFIFCFFLASNRAVQAKERPNVLLILVDDLKPALGCYGDSHAKTPNIDSLANRGMRFDMAYCNQAVCAPSRFTLMLGSHSTSTGLYGLGSQLRQIIPDAVTMPQHFAEHGGYRTESLGKIFHIGHGNHGDPESFSVPHFKEKVIEYLDPDSTDGGQLTREEAFFTNQMLGQIKSLPRGAAFESPEAADEDYADGRVAAETMKRLQSAKQRRQTDGTPFFIAAGFARPHLPFSAPQKYWDLYDRNSLPMPEHETLPVDAPKVAGKRGGEISNYKPVPTKPNAEFGGDLKRDLIHGYYASTSFVDAQIGKVINELDRLELSDNTIVVLWGDHGFHLGDLGIWTKHTNYEQANRIPILITAPGVTQPGTSTKQLAESVDIFPTLTELAGLPSPTGPQPIDGVSLVPVLKDASARVRDHAYHAYPKRKLGRAIRTERYRLVQWKQIDGDEAPIYELYDYQTDPLETKNLAEDRPDVVERLSKTLASYPDPVRRNR
- a CDS encoding peroxidase family protein, which codes for MLFRSKRRKKRSARERRLLRCESLEHRQLLAADFGGYRHNVYDSEDVNDDGRVSAMDALLIINAMTSETTHDEIMFTDVNDDGRRSALDALRVINRIERGDVFPLDRDLDDEPSIQIPEMPSEIRSIDGTGNNIQNDAWGSVGQTLIRSAPAAYGDGISMPAGADRPSAREVSNVLSEMNTSESLSDRGLSAFVYVWGQFIDHDLGLSESEEHGKAIDIVVPTGDPWFDPAGTGEAVIPMTRTPIVEGTGTSVDNPAEQFNQITAYIDGSMVYGSDIGTAEALRTFEGGRMAMSDEGLIPMDASGMVIAGDVRASENVGLTAIQTLFVREHNRLAGDIAASDPEATDEEIYQRSRLVVTSLIQSITYNEFLPAILGEQAIDSYSGYDASVNPGIANEFSTAAFRFGHSTLRDEVGFMSNDGRESQDEMELKDAFFHASMLEETGIDSLLKYDASVQCQEVDLGVVDSLRNFLFGPPGAGGLDLVAMNIQRGRDHGVSDYNAAREAYGLPRVETFDQITGEVDLQQKLASLYGSVDNIDLWVGLMAEDHQREASVGELAGLIIADQFQRTRDGDRFFYKNVLTDSEIESIERSTLADLIERNTSVEGLQENVFLMQAEIRGRVILASSLPPSTIPGELREDEMRGVAGVVIELIDGSGKLVDSTTSDGHGNYRFRSMSETGDYQVRLSESDETIDVLVAHGGERIRGLDFLVFG
- a CDS encoding matrixin family metalloprotease, with translation MIQRKKRTRRLAIQSLETRRVLAASLGWDGPGLGSAALTYTITGSPSSLTQEETDEAIETALDAWASVADIEFTEVDQVGLNDSIDISFENLDGQGGTLAQAYFPDDVNPDRVAGDIQFDLSEAWEVGNELGNAAFDLIWVAVHEIGHSLGLDHTDAEGSVLDPFVSAGQFFTELDDDDAIAITQLYAAADVSVDEPNDETETTDETEVPADSGDAEDDPVAEEPTSEDTDDVDADETDTNEFRNHRFFWNRWFRNSFRQRFSGRLEAELISYNYVNPTDVNEDNSTTALDALMVINQLNQASESESENADLDGLCDVNGDGTVTSLDALMVINAMNDSNIDDGGLIDDPTSTDEETIDDEPDSGESDSDEESEGGETDGEESDTDDEVIDDEEDGDDETTIEEDCDHGPHGFHRRNHGLFRAGLFEGDATTLIERLDSDGDLSLSEEEIPERLWEKLSGLGADGDADGLLTADELEAAFLAFREERFLSNDADEDGLITETEVRDRLWAKLSEADSDADGGVSFEEWEAFRAESETTETETELPALSRFDRLDAAFSAVGRAASRGRFSGFRR
- a CDS encoding sigma-70 family RNA polymerase sigma factor, yielding MVATDSSWTTRKNDSNDRDSWGNDLGFVELLDQARGGDREALGRLLQWYTNYLTILASTQLDRRLRKRVNPSDIVQEAMLEAHQDFGDFRGTSQGELLCWLRTILIHTLHRSFKRHVKVQKRDIRREVSLEAVSNRLEESACNWANLLAGHEPSPSAPMRAQEGAVELSNLLSKLKPHYREVIVLRVLKGLSFDEIAERMDRKCGAVRMLWLRALESFKASEDQR
- a CDS encoding serine/threonine-protein kinase translates to MVAFELSTAESQSEDPSLLRGLNEEQQSRLTKLLDEYLVGLENGECLDADEIVSQNPDLGSVFHAYLEKLRALYGVAAGMQPTLDAPSVPLPADKQLGDFLLHREIGRGGMGVVYEASQQSLDRRVAIKLLPLASMLDSHQIARFKNEAHAAGLLQHPNIVPIHSVGSHQGVHYYAMQFVDGIALDAWVQERREEKMAEEIDNGSVASSGETRTESAEQKRDAWKQVIQWGIDIADALHVAHENGVVHRDVKPSNLMLDRSGKIWVTDFGLARCQTEMSLTRSGDVIGTMRYMSPEQARGQSALIDGRADEYSLAATLYECLTLRYAHEGDDAATILKRIDNEEVIPLHLLRPDLPRDLGTVIAKAMSKNREDRYETANEFADDMKRVLRSEPTIARPPSIADRLVRLASKHRRVALAAALIVTLGLVGSAIANAKLATAKKASDENALRATRGELLARGALDRMGTRIAELLVDIPAADSVRRLLLLEMLDYYERFAAEVKDDPTLREDFAMTLAKAGALQSELGDSEQAIAALKRSESIYAELAGSVAANDPVRLHWATCQNNLAQALVRAGELEDAARYFVRAMTTAQSLADLGESFTQHREAEVSLATTLNNMGLLLMRTEATSEAESYFLKAIERLQPLLIEPVLDAKRLTNSKTDPVPLKLAAVQSNLAGLLTESEPERAIQHAGQALESQLNLLQSNPGDAKVAGQTMVTLNTLGVAQSAMGRNAKAIETFEQAIEIGDQVVVRWPNHPNYRRDLALSFNHLGLTRSKMGALQEARKAFEKALETGQSLAVQFPEDAETQSMLGGVWNNYGFLQQQLGDTESAAHAYSQAIELQSVAVSVAPEVVRYNDFLRKHEANRQNVMASTEISRGHGVKKSPKD
- a CDS encoding outer membrane protein assembly factor BamB family protein; this translates as MRHTILFFGLALLACSSQFAVSSAVGNDVSRDWPQWRGPDASGSALESNPPTTWSESENILWKIDVPGIGSSTPIILGDRVYVSTAVKTERVAENQDAKEQTPQETAPPRGERRAERGRPEGGRGGPERGGRGRGRGGRGGGAKPTNFYDFLVIAYDRANGEEVWRTSVTQEVPHEAGHNTNTFASSSPVTDGEKLYMSFGSRGVFCLDLNGKQLWSVDLGQMQTRAQFGEGSSPAVHQGTLVVPWDHEGESFIVALDAATGEEKWRQSRDEQTTWSTPLITEYEGRTQVITNGSKRVRSYDLATGELIWECGGQAGNPIPSPVRFEDNVIVMTGYRGYAIYSIPLIAKGDVTDSDVITWVEEDAAPYVPSPVLYKGQLYFVKSNNGVLVSRQAKSGELVIDQTRLPDISSVYASPVAAADHVYFTGRDGTTLVLRHGDELEAIATNKLDDEIDASAAIVGDQIFLRSKSHLYCIGNK